One Actinosynnema pretiosum DNA segment encodes these proteins:
- a CDS encoding MerR family transcriptional regulator, which produces MTSELVPTGVAAKALGVDRATLVRWWQQGLVTPTLVTAGGHGRWDLDELREQLRALRRRDE; this is translated from the coding sequence GTGACCAGCGAACTCGTGCCCACGGGCGTGGCCGCGAAGGCGCTCGGCGTCGACCGGGCGACCCTGGTCCGCTGGTGGCAACAGGGCCTCGTCACACCCACGCTCGTCACGGCAGGCGGCCACGGCCGGTGGGACCTGGACGAGCTGCGCGAGCAGCTACGCGCGCTGCGCCGACGCGACGAGTAG
- a CDS encoding recombinase family protein translates to MSTTRCAIYARISEDREGAHLGVDRQVADCRELAARLGWDVVHVFTDNDISAYSGKPRPGYRALLAAMRDGEIGGVLAWHTDRLHRNVRELLDYITTSNAGGVDTHTCRAGQLDLTTPTGRASAITQAAWAAQESEHKADRVRRARLEAAQEGRWQGGARPFGYGPDGESLNPAEAAEITRAAEVILAGGSLRSVVRDLNARGVQTTFHKAEWSTIAFRDVLLRPRNAGLVVYRGEVLEGVTARWPAILPEPTWRALVAVLTDPARRTNGANNAVKWLGSGLYLCGVCELPTLRASVAGGSRAPAYRCSSRDRQITGPHVSRRATAVDEVVERVLVERLSRPDAVDLLRRRTDAVDVAALNTEIQAVRHQLDALDDDLDAGTISRARWARRNERLKTRLDELDKALAGAVRVDPLAGVVGAPDVARVWFGTLPDRSDGLDLGRRRSILDAVVTVTVRRQAPGRRADGSYFDENSLGWDWKDDAR, encoded by the coding sequence ATGAGCACAACCCGTTGCGCGATCTACGCGCGGATCAGTGAAGACCGCGAGGGTGCGCACCTCGGCGTCGACCGCCAGGTGGCGGACTGCCGCGAGTTGGCCGCCCGGCTGGGTTGGGACGTCGTGCATGTCTTCACCGACAACGACATCTCGGCGTACTCGGGAAAGCCGAGACCCGGCTACCGGGCCTTGCTCGCCGCGATGCGCGACGGCGAGATCGGCGGCGTGCTCGCCTGGCACACGGACCGGCTGCACCGCAACGTCCGGGAACTCCTCGACTACATCACCACGAGCAACGCGGGCGGCGTCGACACCCACACGTGCCGGGCGGGTCAGCTCGACCTGACGACCCCGACGGGCCGGGCTTCGGCGATCACCCAAGCGGCGTGGGCCGCGCAGGAGAGCGAGCACAAAGCGGACCGCGTCCGGCGTGCCCGCCTGGAGGCGGCCCAGGAGGGCCGTTGGCAGGGCGGCGCGAGGCCGTTCGGGTACGGGCCGGACGGGGAGTCCCTGAACCCGGCGGAGGCCGCCGAGATCACCCGCGCGGCGGAGGTGATCCTGGCCGGCGGCTCCTTGCGGAGCGTCGTGCGCGACTTGAACGCGCGCGGCGTGCAGACCACGTTCCACAAAGCCGAGTGGTCCACCATCGCGTTCCGCGACGTGCTGTTGCGTCCCCGCAACGCGGGCCTGGTCGTCTACCGGGGCGAGGTCCTGGAGGGCGTCACGGCCCGGTGGCCGGCGATCCTCCCGGAGCCGACGTGGCGCGCGTTGGTGGCCGTTCTCACCGACCCGGCCCGACGCACGAACGGCGCGAACAACGCGGTCAAGTGGCTCGGCTCCGGTCTGTACCTGTGCGGCGTGTGCGAGCTGCCCACGCTCCGGGCCAGCGTCGCCGGGGGCTCGCGCGCACCCGCCTACCGGTGCTCGTCGCGGGACCGGCAGATCACCGGCCCGCACGTGAGCCGTCGCGCCACGGCCGTGGACGAGGTGGTGGAGCGCGTCCTGGTCGAGCGGCTGTCGCGGCCGGACGCGGTGGACCTGTTGCGGCGTCGCACGGACGCGGTGGACGTGGCCGCGCTGAACACCGAGATCCAGGCGGTGCGCCACCAGCTCGACGCCCTGGACGACGACCTGGACGCGGGCACCATCAGCCGCGCCCGCTGGGCTCGCCGCAACGAACGCCTGAAGACGCGCTTGGACGAGCTGGACAAGGCGCTTGCGGGCGCGGTGCGCGTGGACCCGCTGGCCGGGGTCGTCGGCGCACCCGACGTGGCGCGGGTGTGGTTCGGCACGTTGCCCGACCGGTCCGACGGCCTCGACCTCGGACGCCGTCGGTCGATCCTCGACGCGGTGGTCACGGTCACCGTCCGGAGGCAGGCACCGGGCCGCCGCGCGGACGGCTCGTACTTCGACGAGAACTCGCTGGGCTGGGACTGGAAGGACGACGCCCGGTGA
- a CDS encoding HAD-IB family hydrolase, with protein MTDPAAEGTRVAAFFDLDKTVIAKSSTLAFSRPFFQEGLINRRAVLKSAYAQFVFMLAGADDDQMDRMRSHITALCSGWDVEQVRSIVEETLHDIVDPLVYKEATQLISDHKAQGHDVVVVSASGEELVSPIAQMVGADLSVGTRMVTSSGRYSGEVDFYCAGENKAVMVKQLAAERGYDLERCHAYSDSVSDLPLLEAVGHPTAVNPDRGLRKAATQRGWPVLAFTDPVSLRARIPRPSGAAVAVTAIGLGATVAAGAAWYGLRRRRRS; from the coding sequence GTGACCGATCCAGCCGCCGAGGGCACCCGAGTCGCCGCGTTCTTCGACCTGGACAAGACCGTCATCGCCAAGTCGAGCACCCTCGCGTTCAGCAGGCCCTTCTTCCAGGAGGGCTTGATCAACCGCCGGGCGGTGCTCAAGAGCGCCTACGCGCAGTTCGTCTTCATGCTCGCGGGCGCCGACGACGACCAGATGGACCGGATGCGCTCCCACATCACCGCGCTCTGCTCCGGCTGGGACGTGGAGCAGGTCCGCTCGATCGTGGAGGAGACGCTGCACGACATCGTCGACCCGCTCGTCTACAAGGAGGCGACGCAGCTCATCTCCGACCACAAGGCGCAGGGGCACGACGTGGTCGTGGTGTCCGCGTCCGGCGAGGAGCTGGTGTCCCCGATCGCCCAGATGGTCGGCGCCGACCTGAGCGTGGGCACCCGGATGGTGACGTCCTCCGGCCGGTACTCCGGCGAGGTGGACTTCTACTGCGCGGGCGAGAACAAGGCCGTCATGGTCAAGCAGCTCGCCGCGGAGCGCGGCTACGACCTGGAGCGCTGCCACGCCTACTCGGACTCGGTGAGCGACCTGCCGCTGCTGGAGGCGGTCGGGCACCCGACGGCGGTCAACCCGGACCGGGGGCTGCGCAAGGCCGCGACCCAGCGCGGGTGGCCGGTGCTGGCGTTCACGGACCCGGTGTCGCTGCGGGCGCGCATCCCCCGGCCGTCCGGCGCGGCGGTGGCGGTGACCGCGATCGGGCTGGGCGCGACGGTCGCCGCGGGCGCCGCCTGGTACGGGCTGCGCAGGCGGCGGCGGAGCTGA
- the ssd gene encoding septum site-determining protein Ssd, whose translation MGFDESGERDVGRSVVLVDGAELLDEVLRLAAVAECELERVVDVTALRGRWHDAPVVLLDERAVVACAAAGLPRRPGVLLVSTGPPGELTWPRAVELGVERAVSADAGLVALLRDATEVAPEAGRVLAVLGGRGGAGASVLAAAVARAVAASGGPSLLVDCDPLGGGLDLALGAETTAGMRWSDLDLSGRVPAAALRQVLPACGGVRVLSCGRDGEGPGAGAVASVVEAGRRSGQVVVCDLPRQRTPAADAALDRADLAVLVVPAEVRACAAARGVARRLAERGARTRALVRVRASGGLSAQEVAAAVGVPLLTRMRGQRQLASALDRGRFPTSTRGPLAKAASTVLEVLRAG comes from the coding sequence GTGGGCTTCGACGAGAGCGGGGAGCGGGACGTGGGGCGATCGGTGGTCCTGGTGGACGGGGCGGAACTGCTGGACGAGGTGCTGCGGCTGGCGGCCGTCGCCGAGTGCGAGCTGGAGCGGGTGGTGGACGTGACCGCCCTGCGCGGCCGGTGGCACGACGCGCCGGTGGTGCTGCTGGACGAGCGCGCGGTGGTGGCGTGCGCTGCGGCTGGGCTGCCGCGCAGACCGGGGGTCCTGCTGGTGTCGACCGGTCCGCCGGGCGAGCTGACCTGGCCCAGGGCGGTCGAGCTGGGCGTGGAGCGGGCGGTGTCGGCGGACGCCGGGCTGGTGGCGCTGCTGCGCGACGCGACCGAGGTGGCGCCGGAGGCCGGGCGGGTGCTGGCCGTGCTCGGCGGCCGGGGCGGTGCGGGCGCGTCGGTGCTCGCGGCGGCCGTGGCCAGGGCCGTCGCCGCCTCGGGCGGTCCGTCGCTGCTGGTCGACTGCGACCCGCTGGGCGGCGGCCTCGACCTCGCGCTGGGCGCCGAGACCACCGCGGGGATGCGCTGGTCCGACCTCGACCTGTCCGGCCGGGTCCCGGCCGCCGCGCTGCGCCAGGTGCTGCCCGCGTGCGGCGGGGTGCGGGTGCTGTCCTGCGGCCGGGACGGCGAGGGGCCGGGCGCGGGCGCGGTGGCGTCCGTGGTCGAGGCGGGCCGCAGGTCGGGGCAGGTGGTGGTGTGCGACCTGCCCCGCCAGCGGACCCCGGCGGCGGACGCGGCCCTGGACCGCGCCGACCTGGCCGTGCTGGTGGTGCCCGCCGAGGTGCGGGCCTGCGCGGCGGCCAGGGGTGTGGCCCGCAGGCTGGCCGAGCGGGGCGCCCGCACCCGAGCGCTCGTGCGGGTGCGGGCCTCCGGCGGGCTGAGCGCCCAGGAGGTGGCCGCCGCAGTGGGCGTGCCGCTGCTGACCCGGATGCGCGGTCAGCGCCAACTGGCCTCGGCCCTGGACCGGGGCCGCTTCCCGACGTCGACCCGAGGCCCGCTCGCGAAGGCGGCGAGCACGGTCCTGGAGGTGCTCCGTGCGGGCTGA
- a CDS encoding type II toxin-antitoxin system VapC family toxin: protein MTQPSNFDLVYFDSNVFIHYLNREPRWYSKISALMTAADAGQFRIVTSPLLIVEAIGQSPGGKVNEQLEAVALAILDSKYVLPQEFNRSVAIRARDYVLRHRIPKMDAIHLASAVEANVDVLMTTDDDDYPIGTKFDGVWVDNPFVPTVMQRPDDLFAEAHD from the coding sequence GTGACGCAGCCCTCCAACTTCGACCTGGTCTACTTCGACTCGAACGTCTTCATCCACTACCTGAACCGTGAGCCCCGGTGGTACTCGAAGATCAGCGCGCTCATGACGGCCGCCGACGCGGGCCAGTTCAGGATCGTCACGTCGCCGCTGCTCATCGTCGAGGCCATTGGTCAGTCACCGGGCGGGAAGGTGAACGAGCAGCTTGAAGCCGTCGCCTTGGCCATCCTCGACAGCAAGTACGTGCTGCCGCAGGAGTTCAACCGCAGCGTGGCCATCAGGGCGCGTGACTACGTTCTGCGTCACCGCATTCCCAAGATGGACGCGATCCACCTGGCCTCGGCAGTCGAGGCCAACGTTGATGTGCTGATGACCACGGACGACGACGACTACCCGATCGGGACCAAGTTCGACGGCGTGTGGGTCGACAACCCGTTCGTCCCCACCGTGATGCAACGCCCGGACGACCTGTTCGCAGAAGCTCACGACTGA
- a CDS encoding N-acetylmuramic acid 6-phosphate etherase, with the protein MTARSDVVRVESPTEARNPRTGEIDRMSTLDVLRMINSEDRGVPDAVAAVLPELARAADLAVAALLGGGRVHYVGAGTSGRLATLDAAELPPTFNTPPDWFVAHHAGGAEALVRAVENAEDQAATGAERIRAHAEPGDLVLGVTASGRTPFVLGALAAAHELGARTALVSNNPSAPPAPVDVLITVDTGPEAIAGSTRMKAGSSQKLVLTAFSTAVMVRMGRTYSNLMVSVRATNAKLRGRTVRILSEATGLDERECTDALTEAGDDLKVALVHLLSGSPAPDAAEALTATGGHVRQALTRLSAGATG; encoded by the coding sequence ATGACCGCGCGGAGCGACGTGGTGCGGGTGGAGTCCCCGACCGAGGCGCGCAACCCGCGCACCGGGGAGATCGACCGGATGTCCACGCTCGACGTCCTGCGGATGATCAACTCCGAGGACCGGGGCGTCCCGGACGCGGTCGCCGCCGTGCTGCCCGAGCTGGCCCGCGCGGCCGACCTCGCGGTGGCCGCGCTGCTCGGCGGCGGCCGGGTGCACTACGTGGGCGCGGGCACGTCCGGCAGGCTCGCCACGCTGGACGCGGCCGAGCTGCCGCCCACGTTCAACACCCCGCCGGACTGGTTCGTCGCCCACCACGCGGGCGGCGCGGAGGCGCTGGTGCGGGCCGTGGAGAACGCCGAGGACCAGGCCGCCACCGGCGCCGAGCGCATCCGCGCGCACGCCGAACCGGGCGACCTCGTGCTCGGGGTGACCGCGTCCGGCCGCACCCCGTTCGTGCTCGGCGCGCTGGCCGCCGCCCACGAGCTGGGCGCCCGCACCGCGCTGGTGTCGAACAACCCGAGCGCGCCGCCCGCCCCGGTGGACGTGCTGATCACCGTGGACACCGGCCCGGAGGCGATCGCGGGCTCGACCAGGATGAAGGCGGGCAGCTCGCAGAAGCTGGTGCTGACCGCGTTCTCCACGGCCGTGATGGTGCGGATGGGCCGCACCTACTCGAACCTGATGGTGTCGGTGCGGGCCACGAACGCGAAGCTGCGCGGCCGGACCGTGCGCATCCTGAGCGAGGCGACCGGTCTGGACGAGCGGGAGTGCACCGACGCGCTCACGGAGGCGGGCGACGACCTCAAGGTCGCGCTGGTGCACCTGCTGTCCGGTTCTCCCGCGCCGGACGCGGCCGAGGCGCTGACCGCGACCGGCGGGCACGTGCGGCAGGCGCTCACCCGGCTGTCAGCGGGCGCCACGGGATAG
- a CDS encoding serine hydrolase domain-containing protein: MRLPALLATTALLLGTLAPVSAETVPRARFDQPRAGFAPAGTVLRAGAPELVGVDPVPVGRALGVVRGFTGGAAPLFPGAVTLMAHDGVVVGHEAVGWAVRHADGGSELPVDERVPAALDTIFDLASISKLFTSIVVVRQAELGRVGIERPVAEYLPEFAAAGKGAITVRQLLTHTSGLAAWLPLWSGWPDRDSRIKAVMDVAPTSAPGANYLYSDLNLITLGVLVERVSGMPLDALVRETITEPLGLVDTGYNPPPEKLDRIAATEFQASPPRGVVRGSVHDENAWSLGGVAGHAGVFSTARELAVLGQAILNGGAYGGRRILSEESVTGMLTNLTPEFPGNAHGLGFELDTRWYMGALSAPRTAGHTGFTGTTMVLDPASRSIALLLTNRVHPSRDRGSINPARRAVASGLAEALAVGPVRGRSAWRGDPGGTLTTKALPDGPKVLRFSAFTDLDAGESVAVQEFDGSGWRDLRVLTGAGTRAWERVELPMTGTAARWVRSGVGANGARGGYVDAIEVVAGRRVLLDGERGTGEVTASGWRPVDR, encoded by the coding sequence GTGCGGTTGCCTGCCCTGCTGGCCACGACCGCGTTGCTGTTGGGCACCCTGGCGCCGGTGAGCGCCGAGACTGTTCCGCGTGCCCGGTTCGACCAGCCGCGGGCGGGGTTCGCGCCTGCGGGGACGGTGTTGCGGGCTGGGGCTCCTGAGCTCGTCGGGGTGGATCCGGTTCCTGTCGGGCGGGCGTTGGGAGTGGTGCGGGGGTTCACCGGTGGGGCGGCTCCGCTGTTCCCCGGTGCGGTCACGCTGATGGCGCACGACGGAGTGGTCGTCGGGCACGAAGCCGTCGGGTGGGCGGTCAGGCACGCGGACGGGGGCAGCGAACTGCCCGTGGACGAGCGGGTTCCCGCGGCGCTGGACACGATCTTCGACTTGGCCTCGATCTCGAAGCTGTTCACCTCGATCGTGGTGGTGCGGCAGGCGGAACTGGGGCGGGTCGGGATCGAGCGGCCGGTTGCCGAGTACCTGCCGGAGTTCGCCGCGGCGGGCAAGGGGGCCATCACGGTTCGGCAGCTGCTCACGCACACCTCCGGGCTGGCCGCGTGGTTGCCGCTGTGGTCGGGGTGGCCGGATCGGGACTCGCGGATCAAGGCGGTCATGGACGTCGCGCCCACCAGCGCGCCTGGCGCGAACTACCTGTACTCGGACCTGAACCTCATCACGCTGGGCGTGCTGGTGGAGCGGGTGTCCGGGATGCCGTTGGACGCCTTGGTGCGCGAGACGATCACCGAGCCGCTGGGGCTGGTCGACACCGGTTACAACCCGCCGCCGGAGAAGCTCGACCGGATCGCCGCCACCGAGTTCCAGGCCTCCCCGCCGCGCGGGGTCGTCCGGGGCTCGGTGCACGACGAGAACGCCTGGTCGCTGGGCGGCGTCGCCGGGCACGCGGGCGTGTTCTCCACGGCCCGCGAGCTGGCCGTGCTCGGCCAGGCGATCCTGAACGGCGGGGCTTACGGGGGCAGGCGCATCCTCAGCGAGGAGTCGGTCACCGGGATGCTCACCAACCTGACGCCCGAGTTCCCCGGCAACGCGCACGGCCTCGGGTTCGAGCTGGACACCCGCTGGTACATGGGCGCCCTGTCCGCCCCGCGCACGGCGGGCCACACCGGGTTCACCGGCACCACGATGGTGCTGGACCCGGCGTCCCGGTCGATCGCGCTGCTGCTCACCAACCGGGTGCACCCGAGCCGCGACCGCGGCTCGATCAACCCGGCCCGCCGGGCCGTGGCGTCCGGGCTGGCCGAGGCGCTCGCGGTCGGCCCGGTGCGCGGGCGGTCGGCGTGGCGCGGCGACCCCGGCGGGACGCTGACCACCAAGGCCCTGCCCGACGGGCCGAAGGTGCTGCGGTTCAGCGCGTTCACCGACCTGGACGCGGGCGAGTCGGTCGCCGTGCAGGAGTTCGACGGCTCGGGCTGGCGGGACCTGCGGGTGCTCACCGGCGCCGGGACGCGCGCGTGGGAGCGGGTCGAGCTGCCGATGACCGGCACGGCCGCGCGGTGGGTGCGCTCGGGGGTCGGCGCGAACGGCGCGCGGGGCGGGTACGTGGACGCGATCGAGGTGGTCGCGGGCCGCCGGGTGCTGCTGGACGGCGAGCGCGGAACGGGCGAGGTGACGGCCTCCGGGTGGCGCCCCGTGGACCGTTAG
- a CDS encoding glycoside hydrolase family 3 protein — MHRLSRTLLTAAVVASSTAALPSAHAARPEPPAPQSVTSLVRGMSLEEKVGQLFVTYVHGQSADEVHPGNLRDFGVDTPAQVVARYRPGGVIYFNNSSYDNIDTPAQIAALSNGLQQASRVPLTISTDQEMGIVTRIGPPLTQFPGSMALGAGRDERAAERAASVTARELRALGITQNFAPDADVNSNPANPVIGVRSFSSDPDLAATMVAAQVRGYQQRHLSRSAVSAAAKHFPGHGDTADDSHTSLPTVDRTVEQWREVDAKPFRAAIAAGVDSIMTAHIRMPAIDPSGEPATLSKPVVTGLLREELGYDGVVITDSLAMAGVRQLHTDAEIPVLALKAGVDQLLMPVKLGEAIDAVVAAVRAGELSERRIDQSVLRVLRMKFLRGALPVLPVPPNPVVGTPDRLAQAQEVADRAVTVVRDDAGVVRAGRLPGSVLVTGWGEATTAALAERLRARGATTQVVVTGSAPNEQQIAGAVSSAGGVGAVVVLTNALSRQPAQRALVDRLVASGKPVVAVAVQNPYDVGHSNAQAWLATYSYGAVAMESVARVLSGEVRPGGRLPVDVPEPVAYPLGHGLSW; from the coding sequence GTGCACCGCCTCAGCCGCACCCTCCTGACCGCGGCCGTGGTCGCGTCGTCGACCGCAGCCCTCCCGAGCGCGCACGCCGCGCGACCCGAGCCGCCCGCGCCGCAGTCGGTGACCTCGCTGGTGCGCGGCATGTCGCTGGAGGAGAAGGTCGGCCAGCTGTTCGTCACCTACGTGCACGGGCAGTCCGCCGACGAGGTCCACCCCGGCAACCTGCGGGACTTCGGCGTCGACACCCCGGCCCAGGTGGTGGCCAGGTACCGCCCCGGCGGCGTCATCTACTTCAACAACTCCAGCTACGACAACATCGACACGCCCGCGCAGATCGCCGCGCTGTCCAACGGCCTGCAGCAGGCCTCGCGCGTCCCGCTGACCATCTCCACCGACCAGGAGATGGGCATCGTGACCAGGATCGGGCCGCCGCTGACCCAGTTCCCCGGCAGCATGGCGCTGGGCGCGGGCCGGGACGAACGGGCGGCCGAGCGGGCGGCGTCGGTGACCGCGCGCGAGCTGCGGGCGCTGGGCATCACGCAGAACTTCGCGCCGGACGCGGACGTGAACTCCAACCCGGCGAACCCGGTGATCGGGGTGCGGTCGTTCTCCTCGGACCCGGACCTGGCGGCCACGATGGTGGCGGCGCAGGTGCGCGGCTACCAGCAGCGGCACCTGTCGCGGTCGGCGGTGTCGGCGGCGGCCAAGCACTTCCCCGGCCACGGCGACACGGCCGACGACAGCCACACCAGCCTGCCGACCGTGGACCGCACGGTGGAGCAGTGGCGCGAGGTGGACGCGAAGCCGTTCCGGGCGGCGATCGCGGCGGGCGTCGACTCGATCATGACCGCGCACATCCGGATGCCCGCGATCGACCCGTCGGGGGAGCCCGCGACGCTGTCCAAGCCGGTGGTGACCGGGCTGCTGCGCGAGGAGCTGGGCTACGACGGCGTGGTGATCACCGACTCGCTGGCGATGGCGGGCGTGCGACAGCTGCACACCGACGCGGAGATCCCGGTGCTGGCGCTCAAGGCCGGGGTCGACCAGCTGCTGATGCCGGTGAAGCTGGGCGAGGCGATCGACGCCGTGGTGGCGGCGGTGCGCGCGGGCGAGCTGTCGGAACGGCGGATCGACCAGAGCGTGCTGCGGGTGCTGCGGATGAAGTTCCTGCGCGGCGCGCTGCCGGTGTTGCCGGTGCCGCCGAACCCGGTGGTGGGCACGCCGGACCGGCTCGCGCAGGCGCAGGAGGTCGCGGACCGGGCGGTGACGGTGGTGCGGGACGACGCGGGCGTGGTGCGGGCCGGGCGGCTGCCGGGGTCGGTGCTGGTGACGGGCTGGGGCGAGGCGACGACGGCGGCGCTGGCCGAGCGGCTCCGGGCGCGCGGGGCGACGACCCAGGTCGTGGTGACCGGGTCGGCGCCGAACGAGCAGCAGATCGCCGGGGCGGTGTCCTCGGCGGGCGGGGTGGGCGCGGTGGTGGTGCTGACCAACGCGCTGTCCAGGCAGCCCGCGCAGCGCGCGCTGGTGGACCGGCTCGTGGCGAGCGGGAAACCGGTGGTGGCGGTGGCGGTGCAGAACCCGTACGACGTGGGGCACTCGAACGCGCAGGCGTGGCTCGCGACCTACTCGTACGGGGCGGTGGCGATGGAGTCGGTGGCGCGGGTGCTGAGCGGGGAGGTCCGGCCAGGCGGGCGGCTCCCGGTGGACGTGCCGGAGCCGGTGGCTTACCCGTTAGGGCACGGGTTGAGCTGGTGA
- a CDS encoding MurR/RpiR family transcriptional regulator, with protein MSTENTDASPLVKIRSLLPGLARAEQRVAKVVLDNPATVAHRSITEVAESAGTSETTVTRFCKAIGVGGYPELRIALAADTARTAARTDRDLGGDIGPGDDLRQVVGKVAFADARAVEETAEQLNVDTLQAVVDAVARAGRVDVYGFGASAFVAFDLQQKLHRIGRTCFAWNDTHIALTSAAVLTGADVAVGISHTGSTTETVEALRVARERGATTVALTNFPRSPISEVADHVLTTAARETTFRSGAMASRIAQLTVVDCLFIGVAQHHVESATSALEATYDAVAGHRLGARPDGRRRREAGR; from the coding sequence GTGTCCACCGAGAACACCGACGCCAGTCCACTCGTGAAGATCCGCTCCCTGCTCCCCGGCCTGGCCAGGGCGGAGCAGCGGGTGGCCAAGGTCGTGCTCGACAACCCGGCGACCGTGGCGCACCGCAGCATCACCGAGGTGGCCGAGTCCGCGGGCACCAGCGAGACCACCGTGACGCGGTTCTGCAAGGCGATCGGCGTCGGCGGCTACCCGGAGCTGCGGATCGCGCTGGCCGCCGACACCGCGCGCACCGCCGCCCGCACCGACCGGGACCTCGGCGGCGACATCGGCCCCGGCGACGACCTGCGGCAGGTGGTCGGCAAGGTCGCGTTCGCCGACGCCCGCGCCGTGGAGGAGACCGCCGAGCAGCTGAACGTCGACACCCTGCAGGCCGTGGTGGACGCGGTGGCGCGTGCGGGCCGGGTCGACGTCTACGGCTTCGGCGCGAGCGCGTTCGTCGCCTTCGACCTCCAGCAGAAGCTGCACCGCATCGGCCGCACCTGCTTCGCCTGGAACGACACGCACATCGCGCTCACCTCGGCCGCCGTGCTGACCGGCGCGGACGTGGCCGTGGGCATCTCGCACACCGGCTCCACCACCGAGACGGTCGAGGCGCTGCGGGTGGCGCGCGAGCGCGGCGCGACCACGGTGGCGCTGACGAACTTCCCGCGCTCCCCCATCAGCGAGGTCGCCGACCACGTGCTGACCACGGCGGCCCGCGAGACCACGTTCCGCTCGGGCGCGATGGCCAGCCGCATCGCGCAGCTGACCGTGGTCGACTGCCTGTTCATCGGGGTCGCGCAGCACCACGTGGAGAGCGCGACGAGCGCGCTGGAGGCGACCTACGACGCGGTCGCGGGACACCGGCTGGGCGCCCGCCCGGACGGCAGGAGGCGGCGGGAGGCCGGGAGATGA
- a CDS encoding exo-beta-N-acetylmuramidase NamZ family protein — protein sequence MAQGGAGAEDGGQGGGGQGGGEQSGVVRTGAEQWAALGWRELAGQRVGVLTNPTGVLVDQTHVVDSMVAAGVPPVAVFGPEHGFRGTAQAGGSEGDYLDPRTGIPVYDAYGADAAKLAGLLTKAGVEHVVFDIADIGARFYTYIWSMYAAMQAAARVGARFTVLDRPNPVGGEAHGPQLDPAYATGVGRKPIVQQHGMTVGELAGFFNAEFLPSDGGAVADLRVVEVRGWRRSRLDTGLPWVPPSPNVPTRDTALVYPGTCLFEGLVFSEGRGTTRPFETIGAPGLDWRWAEDLNARGLPGVRFREAHFTPWFGKFANTACSGVALQVTDPGGFDAIRTAVEMIVVARSRYPAVFAWRPDNWIDKLSGSDRLRRMVGAGAGADEVVDAWSDELSTFRTRRRRHLRYR from the coding sequence CTGGCTCAGGGGGGTGCGGGGGCGGAGGACGGCGGTCAGGGCGGCGGCGGTCAGGGCGGTGGTGAGCAGAGCGGGGTGGTGCGGACCGGGGCGGAGCAGTGGGCCGCGCTGGGGTGGCGGGAGTTGGCTGGGCAGCGGGTTGGGGTGTTGACCAATCCGACCGGTGTGCTGGTCGACCAGACGCACGTCGTGGACTCGATGGTCGCGGCGGGTGTGCCGCCGGTGGCCGTGTTCGGGCCCGAGCACGGGTTTCGGGGCACGGCTCAGGCCGGTGGTTCCGAGGGCGACTACCTGGATCCGCGCACGGGCATCCCGGTGTACGACGCGTACGGCGCGGACGCCGCGAAGCTCGCCGGGCTGCTCACCAAGGCGGGGGTCGAGCACGTGGTGTTCGACATCGCCGACATCGGCGCCCGGTTCTACACCTACATCTGGTCCATGTACGCGGCGATGCAGGCGGCGGCCCGCGTCGGCGCGCGGTTCACCGTGCTCGACCGGCCCAACCCGGTGGGCGGTGAGGCGCACGGGCCGCAGCTCGACCCCGCTTACGCGACCGGGGTGGGGCGCAAGCCGATCGTGCAGCAGCACGGGATGACGGTGGGCGAGCTGGCCGGGTTCTTCAACGCCGAGTTCCTGCCCTCGGACGGTGGCGCGGTGGCGGACCTGCGGGTGGTCGAGGTTCGGGGGTGGCGCCGGTCGCGGTTGGACACCGGGCTGCCGTGGGTGCCGCCGAGCCCGAACGTGCCGACCCGCGACACCGCGCTCGTCTACCCCGGAACCTGCCTGTTCGAGGGGCTGGTCTTCTCGGAGGGGCGGGGCACGACCCGGCCGTTCGAGACGATCGGCGCGCCGGGGCTGGACTGGCGCTGGGCCGAGGACCTGAACGCGCGCGGCCTGCCGGGGGTGCGGTTCCGGGAGGCGCACTTCACGCCGTGGTTCGGCAAGTTCGCGAACACCGCGTGCTCCGGGGTCGCGCTGCAGGTCACCGATCCGGGCGGGTTCGACGCGATCCGCACCGCCGTGGAGATGATCGTGGTGGCCCGCTCCCGCTACCCGGCCGTCTTCGCCTGGCGGCCGGACAACTGGATCGACAAGCTGAGCGGCTCGGACCGGTTGCGCCGCATGGTCGGCGCGGGCGCGGGCGCCGACGAGGTCGTGGACGCCTGGTCGGACGAGCTGTCCACGTTCCGCACGAGGCGCCGCCGCCACCTGCGCTACCGGTAG